One Parafrankia irregularis DNA window includes the following coding sequences:
- a CDS encoding HNH endonuclease, producing MAEALVLNATYEPLCVVSQRRALVLVLTDKAVMVESAGQVLRSTTSSVEVPIVVRLARFVRVPYRSQVPLTRKGVLARDHHRCVYCNAPATSLDHVIPRSRGGPHVWENVVAACGRCNHVKADRAVADLGWRLRTAPRAPSGAAWRILGSRRMDPRWSRYLSTVSDVPTDISGAAASA from the coding sequence GTGGCAGAGGCGCTGGTTCTCAATGCCACGTACGAGCCTCTGTGCGTGGTGTCACAAAGAAGAGCACTGGTGCTGGTCCTGACCGACAAGGCCGTCATGGTCGAATCCGCCGGTCAGGTACTTCGTTCGACGACGAGCTCGGTCGAGGTGCCGATCGTGGTGCGGTTAGCGCGGTTCGTGCGCGTGCCATACCGTTCCCAGGTTCCGCTAACCCGCAAGGGCGTCCTGGCACGTGACCATCATCGGTGTGTGTATTGCAACGCCCCGGCAACGTCGCTGGACCACGTCATCCCCCGCTCTCGCGGCGGGCCGCATGTATGGGAGAACGTCGTGGCGGCCTGCGGCCGCTGCAACCATGTCAAAGCCGACCGAGCGGTTGCCGATCTCGGTTGGCGGCTTCGCACGGCACCTCGAGCGCCGAGCGGAGCCGCCTGGCGCATTCTGGGGTCCCGGCGGATGGATCCACGGTGGTCGCGCTACCTGAGCACCGTGTCCGACGTCCCCACCGACATCTCGGGGGCGGCCGCCAGCGCCTGA